A single genomic interval of Trichosurus vulpecula isolate mTriVul1 chromosome 6, mTriVul1.pri, whole genome shotgun sequence harbors:
- the LOC118852762 gene encoding LOW QUALITY PROTEIN: protein FAM111A-like (The sequence of the model RefSeq protein was modified relative to this genomic sequence to represent the inferred CDS: inserted 1 base in 1 codon) produces the protein MASKGDKKLHRPTWNDEQNMPMSKTVKQEHPLPQPPGKECPENNTSMPSEVCKCIEQDPTDDKEVGLTIIMHEKYKKSEDTYTIYGKPNNSVYTTLIKSEDVQNELKKRPKEEMEACIVDFPKIHVNLGMPLKCLPEVPQLYITFIKSKKCQNDEPPYSESINQKCFTFYISKEGKGGKKIVKPKYSTQKYDYLLVYGIKGETVHDALFKDGRFLSWVTENDWMLAIKKSKYGKNTIVDNVLGKEFEVIVKKKKKETPQKGQEQKNKKMTLQQNSNSTEQMDSLGTTQEGTQSTSVDGKSLKPEMAKGASKPISSGTKPKKSKFYTIEEHILKIYNIFTEENNLIRNFFEMELENAGKCGNKLFNLHLEKFGKVTEDAMTTKSFKMLATLVDSVGYIHLSRNGKSITGTCFVFWDRYILTCRHVLSQIIGEEEEQKWAQIISKISFVTFTDENPKDSSQKIGIEPWFEVSSINLDYAVLKLKENEIPKGLFKQKENTELPTDGTVFIIGHPEGEVKKIDICTVISLADREKNCLEVLQNRQEPECNLTNCPDKDYKCIHMFSMKGLNENNLDCEDRLTYDTSFFCGSSGSPVLDVSGRLLAMHAAGFGYNYQGQKQSVIEFGFSINSIHNDMKKNHESWYNLLFPYQQDVEMVNADDXTTTSPLQGRCLWGFTAIWGRGQWFSKTETRDDSLTWC, from the exons ATGGCATCTAAAGGAGACAAGAAGTTACATCGGCCTACTTGGAATGATGAGCAGAATATGCCAATGTCTAAGACG gtaAAACAGGAGCATCCTCTTCCCCAGCCACCTGGAAAGGAGTGCCCTGAAAACAACACCTCGATGCCAAGTGAGGTGTGTAAATGTATTGAGCAGGATCCCACAGATGACAAAGAAGTTGGACTTACCATTATTATGCACGAAAAGTACAAGAAATCAGAAGACACTTATACGATATATGGGAAACCTAATAATAGCGTGTATACCACTCTGATAAAGAGTGAGGATGTCCAGAATGAGCTGAAGAAACGACCAAAGGAGGAGATGGAAGCATGCATAGTTGACTTTCCCAAGATACATGTGAATTTAGGGATGCCCCTGAAGTGTCTGCCAGAAGTTCCCCAACTTTATATTACTTTTATCAAAAGTAAAAAATGTCAGAACGATGAACCGCCATACAGTGAGAGTATTAACCAAAAATGTTTCACATTTTACATTtctaaggaggggaaagggggaaaaaaaattgttaaaccCAAATATAGTACCCAAAAATATGACTATCTTTTGGTCTATGGCATTAAAGGAGAAACTGTACATGATGCCCTGTTCAAAGATGGCAGATTTCTTTCCTGGGTGACAGAAAATGACTGGATGCTAGCCATAAAGAAGTCCAAATATGGGAAAAATACCATAGTTGATAATGTACTAGGAAAAGAATTTGAGGTGAttgttaaaaagaagaaaaaagaaacacctCAAAAGGGACAGGAACAGAAGAATAAGAAGATGACCTTGCAACAAAACTCCAATTCAACGGAACAGATGGATTCTCTTGGTACCACCCAGGAAGGTACACAGTCAACTAGTGTTGATGGCAAGTCTTTGAAGCCAGAGATGGCAAAGGGAGCCAGCAAACCAATTTCTTCAGGAACTAAGCCAAAGAAAAGCAAGTTCTATACTATCGAAGAGCACATcttaaaaatatataacattttCACAGAGGAAAATAACTTGATCAGAAATTTCTTTGAAATGGAGCTAGAAAATGCTGGGAAATGTGGCAATAAGCTCTTTAATCTACATCTGGAAAAATTTGGCAAAGTAACTGAGGATGCCATGACAACCAAAAGCTTTAAGATGCTTGCTACTCTAGTTGACTCCGTTGGGTATATACATTTGAGCAGGAATGGAAAATCTATCACTGGTACTTGCTTTGTCTTCTGGGATAGGTACATTCTTACTTGTCGACATGTACTAAGTCAAATAATtggtgaagaggaagaacaaaaatgGGCCCAGATCATTAGTAAAATTTCATTTGTGACTTTCACTGATGAAAACCCTAAAGATTCCTCCCAAAAAATTGGCATTGAGCCCTGGTTTGAAGTTTCAAGTATAAATCTTGATTATGCAGTCTTAAAacttaaggaaaatgaaattccTAAGGGTTTATTTAAGCAGAAAGAGAACACTGAATTACCCACGGATGGCACTGTTTTTATTATTGGACACCCAGAAGGAGAGGTGAAGAAAATTGACATCTGTACTGTGATCTCTCTAGCAGATCGGGAAAAGAACTGTCTGGAAGTTCTCCAGAATAGGCAGGAGCCAGAATGCAATCTTACAAACTGCCCTGACAAAGATTACAAATGCATCCACATGTTCTCCATGAAAGGTTTAAATGAGAACAATCTGGACTGTGAGGATCGCTTGACCTATGACACCAGTTTTTTCTGTGGATCTTCTGGCTCCCCAGTACTCGATGTATCTGGGCGACTGCTTGCCATGCATGCTGCTGGCTTCGGATACAACTATCAGGGTCAGAAACAGAGTGTCATTGAGTTTGGCTTTTCTATCAATTCCATTCACAATGATATGAAGAAGAATCATGAAAGTTGGTATAATTTACTATTTCCATACCAACAGGATGTAGAAATGGTGAATGCAGATG TCACCACCACATCTCCTCTACAAGGAAGATGCCTCTGGGGCTTTACTGCAATCTGGGGgagaggtcagtggttttccaagaCTGAAACCAGGGACGACTCTCTGACCTGGTGCTGA